The Anaerolineae bacterium genome segment AAGACATGCCGGAACAGTAATCCCAACGCCGTCAACATTGACAACAAAAGGGTGAATTGATTTTACAAAACAGAGTCCGGGATATTCAATTTTCATGACAACACTGTTCGGAAGATCTCATCCGCCCTGTGAGAATATGTGTGGCAAGCAAGAACCCTGCTTCGAGCTCTTTTGGCCATCTCCTTTCTTTCAACATCATTATTTAAGAAGTAGCCAGCTTTATAAATAAGGTCTTCTATGTTTTTGTATGATGCAATTTCATCATGGGCAAATAAATCCCTTAGATCGTTTCTTTCATCCGTCAGCAATAAACTTTCACAGGCTGAAACGTCAAAAGGTCTCTGGTTGACAGCTTGTGTTAGTTGAAATTTAGATATATTTATATGAACAGCATGCCTGTTGTATACTCTTACGACAGCATCGTCAAAATAGTTGACTTTTCCCTTCCAACCACTACCCACTATTTTTGTCCAGATTTCATCCCCATGCACAACAAGCTCAAATGACCTGGCCAACCTGCCTATTACTTCAAACCTCAATCTCAGACTTGCTTCCCTCTCAACAAAGCCTTCCAACATATCTTTGATAATGTCAGGGAAAGCCTCAAAATCAATACTAAACGAGTTCATGACATCTTTCAAAACACCACGGGTGGCGACACCGACAGACTCTCCTTGTTTGTTAATGGCAGTTTCCACAGCTTCAAAGAAAATATCGCTTGAATCTCCAAGCATATTATCAATATTTGCCGCTAAATATCTAATCGTCTTATAATCGGAGTCCCCGATAAAACAAATATTTTTCTCTTTGGCAGTGTCATTCAAAGGTCTAAATCGATCAGGGTTTGTCGCTAAAGGGAGATAAAAAATATTATCAAAATCGAGCTCCTTCAATAAAGCCATATATGACCTGTCAAATACAAACATATAAGAATTCGATTTCACATAACTATTTTTGAAATCGACTTTCCTTGGTTTATCCACAAACCAGGTGACAAAAGGTATCCCTCTTTTGGCATACTCATGGGATAGATTGCCTTCATTGTCTAACCCGAATCCATTAAAGCTAAAAATCATTTCCGGCTTGAAAGTATCAAGTATCCTGGTAATATTTTTACTTGAGAAAAGTTGAGCAGTATGACCTTCGGCGGTTTTTCTAATTTTTATAATCTCTGTATGCAAGTCTATATTAAGCTTAGTAAATCCTTGAACCATATCTGTGTCCATTAGTCCAGTCGGCTGTATGAACATAAATACTTTTCTACCCATAAATACTCCGTAATTAACCAAAAACTAAATTTAAAAAAAGCAAAGCCGTTAAAATGTGACGTATGGTCTTAACTTTACAAACCCGAACCAAAGTGGTATCAGATAATGAGGAAATGGCCAAGAAAGCCAGAAGCAGGGGTTAATGAGATACTCAGAAAAGTGATGTCATGAAAAAACGATTACTGATTGCGCAAGTTGAACCGCCACAAAAATTAGAAGGCGGGGATTATTTTTATAGGGCACACGCTCCTGGAATAGCTATGGCCCAAGAGAAAGAGGTATATGTTATCAATCTCACAAATGCTCACAGGAAAAAATTTGAGATAATGGCAAAGGCTGATATCCTGATTCTGAACAGTGTCTGCGATCCTGACCTTCTGCCGGTAATCGCAAAGAGAAAATCAGAAGGAATGCTTACTGTCTATGAAATAGGAGATGATTTTGATGCCTTGGAGTCATGGAATCCAGTCTATTTTTTTTACAAAAATAAAGAAAATCTGGCCCTGGTTTACCGACTGGCAAATTATTGTGATGCCATTCAGGTTACATGCCAGGAGTTAAAAAAATGCTATGGTCACTTAAATATTAATTGTGAGGTTTTCCCCAATCAGATCCTGCATGTACCATCTGAAAGGCCCCAAAAAGAGACTCCAAATCTTGTTTTAGGCTGGGCCGGGTCTCATGGTCACATTGAAGATATTGCTGAAATAGCGGGTTGTCTTATCAATTGGGTCATGACACAGCCCAATGTATCATTATCTCTTATGTGTTCAGAACCCATCTGGAACCTATTTGATTCCCTGCCTCAAGAGAAAAAAAAGCATATAAAGCCTGGCGCAATAGATAATTACTACGATTTCCTGTCAGAGGTTGATATCGGTATCGGCCCTATGAAAAACACCCCCTATAATCGCTCCCGTTCCGACGTAAAATTCCTGGAGTATGCTGTTTCAGGTGTCGTTCCTGTTATGCAGCGGCTGGAGCCATACATTGGCTCAGTTGACCATGGAAAGACCGGTTTCCTCTATGCCAGCCCAGATGAATTGATAGAAATTTTAAATAGCTTGGTAAACAACCCGGCTCTTTTAAATGAAATAGCAACCGCTGCAAGGAAATATGTTCTCCAGAAACGTTTACAGCTTAAACATGGCAAAGACAGGACCGCTTTTTATAGAAAAGAACTCTCCGGATTAAAAAGAGATCATGCACGGATTGGACAATCCACGGAATCTTTTGAAGAGTGGTCTAAGCTCGAAGGGGCTGTCAGAAATAATAGACATTTGGAACTGAAACCAACAAGATTCGAAAACCTGCTCCATGATGGTCTGGTGGCTTCGCAGCTAGGAAAAGATCGAGAACTGGCCAAGCAGTTTTTTGAGGAAGCCTCTGCCATTGATCCTAATAACTACCTTTCTTTTCTATATGGATATTCAGTTTTATCAGATCCGGTTATGTCTTTGCGTGAAGCCCTTGAACGTAATCCTGATTCATTAAAGGCCTGGATTTTGCTCGGTGAAGAGCTTGCAAAAAGGGGAAAAATCAAGGAGGCTTTTGGGTGCTTTAACTCCGCAGCCATGGTCTGTCCTCAATATGAAATCCCGCTTCTAAGAGCCGCCTTCTTATTGGAAAAACTTGGGGAAAAATCGCAAGCTGAAAACCTTTATGATAAAGCCGCAAAATTGACGATTAATTAAACTTTTTCCCATTCAAATGATCTGATATTTCTGTTTTTAGAAAAATTATTGTATGGAATGGAAGCAAATTCAAGCTCTTTTTGATTTCGAAGCACGCCCGCGCCAAAACTCCTCACCTCATTTTTTCCTTTAATCAATAATTTCTTTCAGCCACCCTGGGAAAACAGACCATGGAAGCGCGATATTTTCTCCGGGCAAATTCCTTGTTTTATCAATCCTGCACACAATTACCCCCTGTTGTGAAGCATCGTTGCCGGCAATCTCTTTAAAGCGGTTAAGTCCTTTTACATGGTTGAATGAAGGGGTTGAAGTCAGCTTTATTTCTATCGGCCATAGTTTCCCCTTTGCCTGAATAATCAGATCAACTTCAAGCCCGCCCTGGGACCTCCAGAAAAAGGCTGAGGGTCTTTTCCCGCAATTAAAAAAAGCCTTCCAGACTTCGCTTATAATCAAACCCTCAAAGAGCGCCCCTCCCATACTTCCACTGAGCGCTGCCTGTGCTGATGGCTGCCGGGTCAGGTAGCATACAAGAGACGGGTCGTTAAAGTAAAATCTGGATGTTTTTACCAGCCGTTTGCCTAAATTCTTGAAAAATGGCGGGAGCATTATGGAAAGGTAGCTTGCTTCAAGTATTTTAGTCCATGATTTAATGGTTGGCTGACTGACACCGCAATCCCTTGCAAGATCCGCGGGATGGAATTCCTGAGAATGAAAAGCAGCGCACAAGTTTACAAACATTTCAAAAGAACGAAAATTACGGATATTCTCAAACTGACGTATGTCCCTTTCCAGATAGGTTTGAATATATGACTTAACCCATAAATCGCGCTTTTGAGGATAACATACCGGTTCAGGAAAGAGCCCCGTCCATAAGATATCTTCAAGTCGCCTTGCCCGGCCATTGCCCTCGTTCAAACAGAATGGAGGTAGTTCAAGGATAGCAATTCTGCCGGCAAGCGTTTCGCTGACATTCTTCATCAGGTGAAACTGCTGGGAACCGGTCATGATCCACGTGCCGGGGTTTCTGTTCTTGTCTATCCTTATCTTTATATATTGCAGAATTTCAGGAACATATTGTATTTCATCAAGAATCACAGTTTTTCCATTAAACTGGTCCAGAAATCCATTGGCATCCTGCAGGGCAAAATCACGGTTTAAGGGGTCATCGAAGGTAACATAAGCAACATTTTTCATTTCGTGCTGTAAAAATGTTGTTTTACCGGACTGCCTTGGCCCGGTAATCAAAACAGCTGGAAATTGTCTGATACAGGCCTGGAATGTTTTTTTTAATTTTCTCTGGATATACATATTATCACCCAAATTAAAGTTGTATTTTAATCTGGATTAAAATACATTCCGCAAAGTATGTCAATTTTAATTTTTACCCGTACCTTTGCATAACCCCCACTTTTGCCCAATTTTAGTCATTG includes the following:
- a CDS encoding glycosyltransferase — encoded protein: MGRKVFMFIQPTGLMDTDMVQGFTKLNIDLHTEIIKIRKTAEGHTAQLFSSKNITRILDTFKPEMIFSFNGFGLDNEGNLSHEYAKRGIPFVTWFVDKPRKVDFKNSYVKSNSYMFVFDRSYMALLKELDFDNIFYLPLATNPDRFRPLNDTAKEKNICFIGDSDYKTIRYLAANIDNMLGDSSDIFFEAVETAINKQGESVGVATRGVLKDVMNSFSIDFEAFPDIIKDMLEGFVEREASLRLRFEVIGRLARSFELVVHGDEIWTKIVGSGWKGKVNYFDDAVVRVYNRHAVHINISKFQLTQAVNQRPFDVSACESLLLTDERNDLRDLFAHDEIASYKNIEDLIYKAGYFLNNDVERKEMAKRARSRVLACHTYSHRADEIFRTVLS
- a CDS encoding glycosyltransferase; translation: MKKRLLIAQVEPPQKLEGGDYFYRAHAPGIAMAQEKEVYVINLTNAHRKKFEIMAKADILILNSVCDPDLLPVIAKRKSEGMLTVYEIGDDFDALESWNPVYFFYKNKENLALVYRLANYCDAIQVTCQELKKCYGHLNINCEVFPNQILHVPSERPQKETPNLVLGWAGSHGHIEDIAEIAGCLINWVMTQPNVSLSLMCSEPIWNLFDSLPQEKKKHIKPGAIDNYYDFLSEVDIGIGPMKNTPYNRSRSDVKFLEYAVSGVVPVMQRLEPYIGSVDHGKTGFLYASPDELIEILNSLVNNPALLNEIATAARKYVLQKRLQLKHGKDRTAFYRKELSGLKRDHARIGQSTESFEEWSKLEGAVRNNRHLELKPTRFENLLHDGLVASQLGKDRELAKQFFEEASAIDPNNYLSFLYGYSVLSDPVMSLREALERNPDSLKAWILLGEELAKRGKIKEAFGCFNSAAMVCPQYEIPLLRAAFLLEKLGEKSQAENLYDKAAKLTIN
- a CDS encoding ATP-binding protein, with product MYIQRKLKKTFQACIRQFPAVLITGPRQSGKTTFLQHEMKNVAYVTFDDPLNRDFALQDANGFLDQFNGKTVILDEIQYVPEILQYIKIRIDKNRNPGTWIMTGSQQFHLMKNVSETLAGRIAILELPPFCLNEGNGRARRLEDILWTGLFPEPVCYPQKRDLWVKSYIQTYLERDIRQFENIRNFRSFEMFVNLCAAFHSQEFHPADLARDCGVSQPTIKSWTKILEASYLSIMLPPFFKNLGKRLVKTSRFYFNDPSLVCYLTRQPSAQAALSGSMGGALFEGLIISEVWKAFFNCGKRPSAFFWRSQGGLEVDLIIQAKGKLWPIEIKLTSTPSFNHVKGLNRFKEIAGNDASQQGVIVCRIDKTRNLPGENIALPWSVFPGWLKEIID